From one Terriglobia bacterium genomic stretch:
- a CDS encoding response regulator — protein sequence MNAGAVRPRILVADDDPVAARFVATLLAEKGYEVLVAADGEHAFEIATRLRPDLIVSDLVMPYRDGFDVVRAIREHEAIADVPIVIVSMKDREEDIVRGLETGADDYVVKPFNARELLTRVRKLLARGGGRG from the coding sequence ATGAACGCCGGCGCGGTCAGGCCGCGAATCCTGGTCGCGGACGACGACCCCGTGGCGGCACGGTTCGTGGCCACGCTCCTCGCCGAGAAAGGGTACGAGGTCCTGGTGGCGGCTGATGGCGAGCATGCGTTCGAGATCGCAACGAGGCTCAGGCCGGACCTGATCGTGAGCGATCTCGTGATGCCTTACCGGGATGGATTCGACGTCGTCCGGGCGATCCGGGAACACGAGGCGATCGCGGACGTGCCGATCGTGATCGTCTCCATGAAGGACCGCGAGGAGGACATCGTCCGGGGCCTCGAGACCGGCGCGGACGACTACGTGGTGAAGCCCTTCAACGCCCGGGAGCTCCTCACGAGAGTCCGCAAGCTACTGGCCAGAGGAGGAGGGCGCGGCTGA
- the dprA gene encoding DNA-processing protein DprA: MVPEDLVAWVAVNLLQRLGPLQIRRALREFGGPSEVAFKVPPAHLAGALGLRDGKAETIASGRKGLRGRAEAEIRDAERLGIRLVTPVDPGYPAEFEALPDGPVVLYLKGALTAGVVRIAVVGSRRATAYGRRVATGLASGLGLQGVEIVSGGARGIDTCAHLGALEAGARTVVVMGSGFRRLYPPENVEMFDKIADNGAIISEFHLDMEPKGENFPRRNRLIAGLSAAVVVVEAAERSGSLSTAGHALEQGREVMAVPGPVSSELSAGCHRLIQQGAKLVHSIGDVLEELSPMYAEALRGRVAAPSCEPEPTPVSLDPDEAAVLALLDDPEPVQLDALADRAPFGIARLQTALFGLEVRGAVEQLPGRYYLARPRRQG; this comes from the coding sequence ATGGTCCCCGAGGATCTCGTCGCCTGGGTCGCCGTCAATCTCCTTCAACGATTAGGTCCCCTCCAGATCCGCCGAGCCCTCCGGGAGTTCGGCGGCCCGTCTGAGGTCGCATTCAAAGTACCTCCCGCTCACCTCGCGGGAGCGCTCGGGCTGCGCGACGGGAAGGCCGAGACGATCGCGTCGGGAAGGAAGGGGCTGAGAGGGCGCGCCGAGGCGGAAATCCGAGACGCCGAGCGGCTCGGGATCCGCCTCGTGACCCCGGTGGATCCAGGCTATCCCGCTGAGTTCGAGGCTCTTCCGGACGGCCCGGTCGTGCTCTACCTGAAGGGCGCCTTGACCGCCGGGGTGGTTCGAATCGCGGTCGTCGGTTCCCGCCGCGCGACCGCGTATGGGCGCAGGGTCGCGACGGGCCTCGCTTCGGGGTTGGGGCTGCAAGGTGTGGAAATCGTGTCCGGTGGCGCCAGGGGAATCGACACTTGCGCCCATCTAGGTGCTCTCGAGGCAGGCGCTAGGACGGTCGTGGTCATGGGATCCGGCTTTCGGCGGCTCTACCCGCCAGAGAACGTAGAGATGTTCGACAAGATCGCCGACAACGGCGCTATCATTTCCGAATTCCATCTGGATATGGAGCCCAAGGGCGAAAACTTCCCCAGAAGAAACCGGCTCATCGCCGGCCTCTCCGCCGCGGTCGTGGTCGTCGAAGCCGCCGAACGCTCGGGCTCGCTCAGCACCGCCGGACACGCGCTCGAGCAAGGCCGCGAGGTCATGGCGGTTCCGGGGCCGGTTTCCTCGGAGCTGTCGGCCGGGTGCCACCGGCTCATCCAACAGGGTGCAAAGCTCGTCCACTCGATCGGAGATGTCCTGGAAGAGCTGTCGCCTATGTACGCCGAGGCCCTCCGCGGGAGGGTCGCTGCCCCGTCGTGCGAGCCCGAACCCACCCCGGTGTCCCTCGACCCTGACGAAGCTGCGGTCTTGGCTCTCCTGGACGATCCGGAGCCGGTTCAATTGGATGCGCTGGCCGACAGGGCTCCCTTCGGAATCGCGCGGCTCCAGACCGCGCTCTTCGGCCTCGAGGTCCGGGGCGCGGTTGAACAATTGCCGGGGCGGTACTATCTTGCCCGCCCCCGGAGGCAGGGCTGA